A single Fusobacterium hominis DNA region contains:
- a CDS encoding type II toxin-antitoxin system PemK/MazF family toxin encodes MVRQGDIIKINFNPQAGHEQAGYRPAIVVSNNFFNEKTNLTIVCPITNTNNHFPLHIPLDNRTSTTGVILCEHIRALDLNARDFKVIEKLPEDILQNVLDIVFSEIENF; translated from the coding sequence ATGGTAAGACAAGGAGATATAATTAAAATAAATTTTAATCCTCAAGCAGGACATGAGCAAGCGGGATATAGACCTGCTATAGTAGTAAGTAATAATTTTTTTAATGAAAAAACAAATTTAACAATAGTTTGTCCTATTACAAATACAAACAATCATTTTCCATTGCATATTCCTTTAGATAATAGAACTTCTACAACAGGTGTTATTTTGTGTGAGCACATTAGAGCTTTAGATTTAAATGCACGAGATTTTAAAGTTATAGAAAAATTACCAGAAGATATTTTGCAAAATGTTTTAGATATAGTATTTTCTGAAATTGAAAATTTTTAA
- a CDS encoding radical SAM protein, with protein MTRNPFIYSEPLYRPPSEAYSLIIQATYGCSHNKCSFCTMYKTKKYVVKPIDEIKNDIDAFRIHLSYVKRIFIADGDAFSMPTDMLIEMLGYIKKKFPECERISIYASPKSVLEKTDEELNLIKSAGLELVYLGIESGDSKTLKSIRKEIDSDGMIEVCKRLKNAKFTLSVTLIAGINGQNSWREHAVNSGKLISQIEPDYLGILTLIISPGCELYNKLRVGEFIEATSKDILNEIKVIIENIDVKKPLIFRANHASNYLNLSGTFPEDKRFLLDEINLALKTADGFEKKYRRL; from the coding sequence ATGACTAGAAATCCATTTATATATTCAGAACCATTATATAGACCTCCATCAGAAGCTTATAGTTTGATTATTCAAGCAACTTATGGATGTTCTCACAATAAATGTAGTTTTTGTACTATGTATAAAACTAAAAAATATGTTGTAAAACCAATTGATGAAATAAAAAATGACATAGATGCTTTTAGAATTCATTTATCTTATGTAAAAAGAATTTTTATAGCAGATGGAGATGCTTTTAGTATGCCTACAGATATGCTAATTGAGATGTTAGGTTATATTAAAAAAAAGTTTCCTGAGTGTGAAAGAATATCTATATATGCCTCTCCTAAATCAGTATTAGAGAAAACAGACGAAGAATTAAATTTAATTAAGTCAGCTGGGTTAGAATTGGTGTATTTAGGAATAGAAAGTGGAGACTCCAAAACTTTAAAAAGTATAAGAAAAGAAATAGATAGTGATGGGATGATAGAGGTTTGCAAGAGATTGAAAAATGCGAAATTTACTCTTTCAGTAACATTGATAGCTGGAATAAATGGGCAAAATAGTTGGAGAGAACACGCTGTAAATAGTGGAAAATTAATTAGTCAAATTGAACCAGATTATCTTGGTATATTAACTTTAATTATTTCACCTGGCTGTGAACTTTACAATAAATTAAGAGTTGGTGAATTTATAGAAGCTACATCTAAGGATATTTTAAATGAAATTAAGGTTATTATTGAAAATATAGATGTGAAAAAGCCATTAATATTTAGAGCAAATCATGCATCTAATTATTTAAATTTATCTGGAACATTTCCAGAAGATAAAAGATTTTTGTTAGATGAAATAAATTTAGCTTTAAAGACAGCAGATGGATTTGAAAAAAAATATAGAAGATTATAA
- a CDS encoding AbrB/MazE/SpoVT family DNA-binding domain-containing protein: protein MIIKSNISKCGNAKAIRIPNSMLEALNWSENDKIELRIEDGEIKAKKIIEIKKRKNIKELFADHEEEYECEIIEWGDPVGKEIW, encoded by the coding sequence ATGATTATTAAAAGTAATATATCAAAATGTGGAAATGCAAAAGCAATTAGAATACCAAATTCTATGCTTGAAGCTCTTAATTGGAGTGAAAATGATAAAATTGAACTTAGAATAGAAGATGGAGAAATAAAAGCAAAAAAGATTATTGAAATAAAAAAAAGAAAGAATATAAAGGAATTATTTGCAGATCATGAAGAAGAATATGAATGTGAAATAATTGAGTGGGGCGATCCTGTGGGGAAAGAGATATGGTAA